One segment of Urocitellus parryii isolate mUroPar1 chromosome 5, mUroPar1.hap1, whole genome shotgun sequence DNA contains the following:
- the Slc6a12 gene encoding sodium- and chloride-dependent betaine transporter isoform X1, whose product MDKKVAVPENGPPMVSWVPEEGETSDQEGEDQVKDRGQWNNKMEFVLSVAGEIIGLGNVWRFPYLCYKNGGGAFFVPYFIFFFSCGVPVFFLEVALGQYTSQGSITAWRKICPLFQGIGLASVVIESYLNIYYIIILAWALFYLFSSFTSELPWTTCTNYWNTEHCMDFLNHSGASKVTHSANFTSPVMEFWERRVLGITPGIHDLGTLRWELALCLLLAWIVCYFCIWKGVKSTGKVVYFTATFPYLMLVILLIRGVTLPGAYEGIIYYLRPDLLRLKDPQVWMDAGTQIFFSFAICQGCLTALGSYNKYHNNCYKDSIALCFLNSATSFVAGFVVFSVLGFMSQEQGVPISEVAESGPGLAFIAFPKAVTMMPLSPLWSCLFFLMLIFLGLDSQFVCMECLVTASMDMFPRQLRKSRRRELLILTIAVVCYLLGLLMVTEGGMYIFQLFDYYASSGICLLFLSVFEVICISWVYGADRFYDNIEDMIGYRPWPLVKISWLFLTPGLCLATFVFSLTKYTPLRYNNVYVYPPWGYSIGWFLAFSSMACVPLFIVITLLRTQGSFKKRLRQLVTPDSSLPQPKQHRHPDGGTNGGCRLPLTKEGLIAGEKETPL is encoded by the exons ATGGACAAAAAAGTGGCAGTCCCTGAGAATGGGCCTCCTATGGTCTCCTGGGTCCCGGAGGAGGGAGAGACGTCGGACCAGGAAGGCGAGGACCAGGTGAAGGATCGGGGCCAATGGAACAACAAGATGGAGTTTGTGCTGTCAGTGGCCGGGGAGATCATTGGGCTAGGCAATGTCTGGAGGTTTCCCTATCTCTGCTACAAAAATGGAGGTG gGGCCTTCTTTGTTCCCTACTTCATCTTCTTCTTCAGCTGCGGAGTCCCCGTGTTCTTCCTagaggtggccctgggccagTACACCAGCCAAGGGAGCATCACTGCCTGGAGGAAGATCTGCCCCCTCTTCCAGG GCATTGGACTGGCGTCTGTGGTCATCGAGTCCTATTTGAATATCTACTACATCATCATCCTCGCTTGGGCCCTCTTCTACCTGTTCAGCTCCTTCACCTCTGAGCTACCCTGGACAACCTGCACCAATTACTGGAACACAG AGCATTGCATGGACTTTCTGAACCACTCTGGAGCCAGCAAAGTGACCCATTCTGCGAACTTCACCTCACCTGTCATGGAATTCTGGGA GAGACGGGTTCTAGGCATCACCCCGGGCATCCATGACCTGGGGACCCTGCGCTGGGAGTTGGCCCTGTGCCTCTTGCTTGCCTGGATCGTCTGCTACTTCTGCATCTGGAAGGGGGTCAAGTCCACGGGCAAG GTTGTTTATTTCACAGCCACTTTTCCCTACCTGATGCTGGTCATCCTACTGATCCGAGGTGTCACCCTCCCTGGAGCCTATGAGGGCATCATCTACTACCTGAGACCAGACCTGCTCCGCCTCAAGGACCCCCAG GTGTGGATGGACGCAGGCACCCAGATCTTCTTCTCCTTTGCCATCTGCCAGGGCTGCCTCACGGCCCTGGGCAGCTACAACAAGTATCACAACAACTGCTACAA GGACTCCATCGCCCTCTGCTTCCTCAACAGTGCCACCAGCTTTGTGGCGGGGTTTGTCGTCTTCTCCGTCTTGGGCTTCATGTCCCAAGAGCAGGGGGTGCCCATTTCTGAAGTGGCCGAGTCAG GTCCCGGTCTGGCCTTCATCGCATTCCCCAAGGCTGTGACTATGATGCCCTTGTCCCCGCTGTGGTCCTGCCTTTTCTTCCTCATGCTCATATTCCTGGGGCTGGATAGCCAG TTTGTCTGTATGGAGTGCCTGGTGACAGCCTCCATGGACATGTTCCCCAGGCAGCTTCGGAAGAGCAGGCGGCGCGAGCTGCTGATCCTCACCATTGCTGTGGTGTGCTACCTGTTAGGGCTCCTGATGGTCACCGAG GGCGGGATGTATATCTTCCAGCTGTTTGACTACTATGCCtccagtggcatatgcctgctCTTCCTCTCCGTGTTCGAAGTGATCTGCATCAGCTGGGTGTACG GGGCGGACCGTTTCTATGACAACATTGAGGACATGATTGGCTACCGGCCTTGGCCACTGGTGAAGATCTCCTGGCTCTTCCTGACCCCAGGGCTTTGCCTG GCCACTTTCGTCTTCTCCTTGACCAAGTACACGCCTCTCAGATACAACAACGTCTACGTGTACCCTCCCTGGGGGTACTCCATCGGCTGGTTCCTGGCTTTCTCCTCCATGGCCTGTGTCCCACTCTTCATTGTCATCACCCTCCTGAGAACCCAGGGTTCCTTCAAGAAG CGCCTGCGACAGCTCGTCACCCCCGACTCCAGCCTGCCACAGCCCAAGCAGCACCGGCATCCTGACGGAGGCACCAACGGAGGCTGCAGGCTCCCCCTCACGAAGGAAGGGCTGATTGCTGGGGAGAAGGAGACCCCCTTGTAG
- the Slc6a12 gene encoding sodium- and chloride-dependent betaine transporter isoform X2: protein MEQQDGVCAVSGRGDHWARQCLEVSLSLLQKWRCCGVPVFFLEVALGQYTSQGSITAWRKICPLFQGIGLASVVIESYLNIYYIIILAWALFYLFSSFTSELPWTTCTNYWNTEHCMDFLNHSGASKVTHSANFTSPVMEFWERRVLGITPGIHDLGTLRWELALCLLLAWIVCYFCIWKGVKSTGKVVYFTATFPYLMLVILLIRGVTLPGAYEGIIYYLRPDLLRLKDPQVWMDAGTQIFFSFAICQGCLTALGSYNKYHNNCYKDSIALCFLNSATSFVAGFVVFSVLGFMSQEQGVPISEVAESGPGLAFIAFPKAVTMMPLSPLWSCLFFLMLIFLGLDSQFVCMECLVTASMDMFPRQLRKSRRRELLILTIAVVCYLLGLLMVTEGGMYIFQLFDYYASSGICLLFLSVFEVICISWVYGADRFYDNIEDMIGYRPWPLVKISWLFLTPGLCLATFVFSLTKYTPLRYNNVYVYPPWGYSIGWFLAFSSMACVPLFIVITLLRTQGSFKKRLRQLVTPDSSLPQPKQHRHPDGGTNGGCRLPLTKEGLIAGEKETPL, encoded by the exons ATGGAACAACAAGATGGAGTTTGTGCTGTCAGTGGCCGGGGAGATCATTGGGCTAGGCAATGTCTGGAGGTTTCCCTATCTCTGCTACAAAAATGGAGGTG CTGCGGAGTCCCCGTGTTCTTCCTagaggtggccctgggccagTACACCAGCCAAGGGAGCATCACTGCCTGGAGGAAGATCTGCCCCCTCTTCCAGG GCATTGGACTGGCGTCTGTGGTCATCGAGTCCTATTTGAATATCTACTACATCATCATCCTCGCTTGGGCCCTCTTCTACCTGTTCAGCTCCTTCACCTCTGAGCTACCCTGGACAACCTGCACCAATTACTGGAACACAG AGCATTGCATGGACTTTCTGAACCACTCTGGAGCCAGCAAAGTGACCCATTCTGCGAACTTCACCTCACCTGTCATGGAATTCTGGGA GAGACGGGTTCTAGGCATCACCCCGGGCATCCATGACCTGGGGACCCTGCGCTGGGAGTTGGCCCTGTGCCTCTTGCTTGCCTGGATCGTCTGCTACTTCTGCATCTGGAAGGGGGTCAAGTCCACGGGCAAG GTTGTTTATTTCACAGCCACTTTTCCCTACCTGATGCTGGTCATCCTACTGATCCGAGGTGTCACCCTCCCTGGAGCCTATGAGGGCATCATCTACTACCTGAGACCAGACCTGCTCCGCCTCAAGGACCCCCAG GTGTGGATGGACGCAGGCACCCAGATCTTCTTCTCCTTTGCCATCTGCCAGGGCTGCCTCACGGCCCTGGGCAGCTACAACAAGTATCACAACAACTGCTACAA GGACTCCATCGCCCTCTGCTTCCTCAACAGTGCCACCAGCTTTGTGGCGGGGTTTGTCGTCTTCTCCGTCTTGGGCTTCATGTCCCAAGAGCAGGGGGTGCCCATTTCTGAAGTGGCCGAGTCAG GTCCCGGTCTGGCCTTCATCGCATTCCCCAAGGCTGTGACTATGATGCCCTTGTCCCCGCTGTGGTCCTGCCTTTTCTTCCTCATGCTCATATTCCTGGGGCTGGATAGCCAG TTTGTCTGTATGGAGTGCCTGGTGACAGCCTCCATGGACATGTTCCCCAGGCAGCTTCGGAAGAGCAGGCGGCGCGAGCTGCTGATCCTCACCATTGCTGTGGTGTGCTACCTGTTAGGGCTCCTGATGGTCACCGAG GGCGGGATGTATATCTTCCAGCTGTTTGACTACTATGCCtccagtggcatatgcctgctCTTCCTCTCCGTGTTCGAAGTGATCTGCATCAGCTGGGTGTACG GGGCGGACCGTTTCTATGACAACATTGAGGACATGATTGGCTACCGGCCTTGGCCACTGGTGAAGATCTCCTGGCTCTTCCTGACCCCAGGGCTTTGCCTG GCCACTTTCGTCTTCTCCTTGACCAAGTACACGCCTCTCAGATACAACAACGTCTACGTGTACCCTCCCTGGGGGTACTCCATCGGCTGGTTCCTGGCTTTCTCCTCCATGGCCTGTGTCCCACTCTTCATTGTCATCACCCTCCTGAGAACCCAGGGTTCCTTCAAGAAG CGCCTGCGACAGCTCGTCACCCCCGACTCCAGCCTGCCACAGCCCAAGCAGCACCGGCATCCTGACGGAGGCACCAACGGAGGCTGCAGGCTCCCCCTCACGAAGGAAGGGCTGATTGCTGGGGAGAAGGAGACCCCCTTGTAG